DNA from Papio anubis isolate 15944 chromosome 1, Panubis1.0, whole genome shotgun sequence:
GCATGGAGCTGGGGTTGAGCTTGGACCACCCCAAGACCAGGGGTGGGATCTTAGGTCAGCTTGACCCTAGGGTCTCAAGAATCCTGACACCACCCTCTACCGCCACACTTCCCAGCTGTCAGCCTTGGTCTCCATCTGGTTCCTTGGGGGTGTGGCCTCTGCATCCTTACACCACCCTTCCTTGTCTAAACCTTCCCACCTGAGTGGAGAGGAACTTGGGGGGGAAATGTAAGCATGGGCTCTTCCTATCCCCTAGGGTTAGTGGTGTGTTGGCGGGGGAGAGGGGGGTTTCCTTGGAGCAAGGTACCTTAATATGGGAACTTTGGGTCTGAAAGCAGCTCAAGCCTTCCAAAGCCCCAAGCTGCCCTGTGCTATTTAGGGCACCTCCTCCTGGAGACAGCGGCTCTGGTAGATGGGAAGTTGGATGCACCAAACCTGTGTGAGGTTGGAGAGGCGGCTTCTGCCAGACCCTCTCCCGGGCCTTTCCTGCCACGCAGCTCCTCCCCAGGCACACTGAGCTCCAGATCAGGGAAGGGCCGAAAAGGACGAGCAGGGCAGCCACAGAAGGGGCGGCCCTGCGTGGGACGGGTCCCTCTGCGCGCCTGGTCACccagggggaagggaaggggcctCCGGCGCGCGGGGCGGTGTCGCGCAGGCCCCGCCCCGCCTGCCCGCGCCGCCCATTGGTCCCGAGCGCGATGACTTGCGGGCGGAGCAGGAAGGAAACCGCTCCCGAGCACGGCGGCGGCGTCGTCTCCCGGCAGTGCAGCTGCCACTACTGCCGCTCTCTGCCCGCCGGCCCGTCTACCCCCAGCATGAGCGGCCTGCGCGTCTACAGCACGTCGGTCACCGGCTCCCGCGAAGTAAGTGTGCGCCCGGACTGGCGCTGGAGGGGGGAGAGCTCAGGGTTGTGTCCCAGTGTTTTGGACCCTGGCGCCTGGGACCCGCCCCCACGACGGGGACGGGGTGGGGGAGTGCGTCGGCGAGGTGCTGGGCACTGTCTCCCGGATCCGGTCCCGAGGCCCCATCCTGAGCGTCTTCATCGGGCATCCTGGGTCCTTTGCAGCTGCAGCATGAACTTCCCGTGCCCATCCCCCATCAACCCCACATCCATTCTCTGCACTCCCACTACCAGGCTGACCCTGACCACGACGGCAGCCTGCTCTTCCGGGGCCTGGGGGGcttgccctgccctccccaccctgaGCCTGATCCCACTTCCCTTCACTCTGACCCCCTCCCCGTAGTTGATCCCTCTTTTCATCCTGCACCACCTCAAGCCTGACTCATCCTCCCAACTCCTAGAGGCCAGAACCCTCCCCTAGTGTGGAGGGGGTTCGGGGGGACAAAAGCTCCTGGTCACAGCCTCTCTCACCCTGCCCAGCATTCCCCCCATAAATCCTCCAGCCTATCCAATAACCTCTACCCACCCTCTGTCCCCAGATCAAGTCCCAGCAGAGCGAGGTGACCCGAATCCTGGATGGGAAGCGCATCCAATACCAGCTAGTGGACATCTCCCAGGACAACGCCCTGAGGGATGAGATGCGAGCCTTGGCGGGCAACCCCAAGGCCACCCCACCCCAGATTGTCAACGGGGACCAGTACTGTGGGGTATGGGCTGGGggacttgggggtggggggagtgttGGAAGAGGGCTCTGGCCAGGGTCAGATCTGCCACAAAGCACTTGGGCCTCCTGCATTCAGGTGACCACCCCTTGCCTCCCCTTCCCCAGGACTATGAGCTCTTCGTGGAGGCCGTGGAACAAAACACGCTGCAGGAGTTCCTGAAGCTGGCCTGAGTCAAGCCTGTCCAGAGTTCCCCTGCTGGACTCCATCACCACACTCCCCCAAGCCTTCACCTGGCCATGAAGGACCTTTTGAACAACTCCCTGTCATTCCTATCCTAACCTTAGAGTCCCTCCCGCAATCCAGGccacttctcctccctcctctctaaATGTAGTCCCCTCTTCTCCATCCAAAGGCAACATTCCTTACCCATTAGTCTCAGAAATTGTCTTAAGCAACAGCCCCAAATGCTGGCTGCCCCCAGCCAAGCATTGGGGCCGCCATCCTGCCTGGCACTGGCTGATGGGCACCTCTATTGGTTCCACCAGCCAGAGCTCTGCCAAAGGCCCCGCAGTCCCTCTCCCAGGAGGACCCTAGAGACAATTAAATGATGTCCTGTTCCATTGGCACTGTGTCTGGTTGGTTGTGGCCTGGGCTTCCTGGGTCCCTGCCCTGGGCAAGGTTGGTAGTTGTGACTGTGCTGAGACTGTGCTCTGTGGGAAGGGTGGCTGAGCTGTTCTCATGGGACTGTCACCTCTGTGTTAGTGCATGTGTTTGGATATGTCTGGTACACACATACCTGTATGGACCAGTGGTTTCTGGAGATGTCTGGGTGGGTCACCCTCCAGTTCACATGCATGTGGTGTCCATATCACGCTTGTGCCTTGGTGTGTACTGCACATTTGCATGCCTGTCAGTGAGTGTGGCCATCCCATGCACCTGTGTTGGAGCACAATGGCTAAGTATGAGTGTGTCATGGGAGGTGGGTACCCAGCTACAGTTCTGCTAGTTTGGGGGCATGGGTCCAGTGGCAAAATGGCTTTGTGCAGTGTTGAGGTGTCCCCACAAGTTGGTGGGTCTGTGCCTGTGCCCAGATATCTGCTGGCTGCACACTACACAGTGAGGCTCTGCTGTCCCAGCTGAGAATGTAAACCCAGCTGGGGCCAGCTCCTTCCCCCCACTGCATCCCTCCCTTCACAGGATCCACTTAGCCCTTCTTGGGAGAAAGAGGAACCTAGAAGACAAAGACCCAGCAGCCAGGCCCGCCAGCTGGGGCTCAAGTTACCAAGGGGCGGGTCGGCACCGCCCCCTCCCTGGCCCAGCTGGTCCCAGGCCTTTCCTACGTGCCTGGCAAGATGGCCCACCCCTGAGAGCCTGGCGGAGCAGCGGGTTGAGGGGGCGGGCGCTTTATTGGGGGCTGGGACTGGGGCCGGGACCGGGACTAGGACTGAAGTTCGGGCTGGAATTTGGGGCTCGGCGTGCCCGCAGCAGCAATGCTGCTTTGGGCACGAGGCCTGCAGCCTGCAGCGTGAGTGCATCGTCCTGGTAGAGGGTGGGTGGGAATGTGCTGAAGATCTCAAAGGCAGAGGCATCCATGGCCCTGGGGACCAGGCAGAGCAGATCAGGCTGGGCAGTGAGGCCAGAGCCCCTCTGtggtcccagccctgccctgtgcCCACCTGGCCTGCGCTAGCAGGGCTCGCACATCCCCAATGGTGTTATCAGGCTGCATCATCAGTAGGAAGGACTGTTCCCCATTCTCAGACTTGATGCGCAGCATGGAGAGCGGGGGTGCTGGCGTGTTGGGCGACTCCTGGCTCCTGCACAGCCCAGAGGCCATCAGCGCTCGGTGACCCAATGCCCCCAGGCCCTCACCTCCTCGTCCTGCCCTCACCTCTCTCGCTCAGCGGCCAAGGTGGGCGTCTCCACCACAATCTCCTGGATCCGGGCAGGCAATGGGCAGCAGTTCTGGAAGGTATCAATGGAGGGTGGACAGAGCCCTAGGCCCCATTTGAGTCATTCCCACAATCCTTAAAGGGACACATCCTTGACCAGGGACAGATGAGACCAGTGAGCAAAGCAGGAGGGGGTGTTCTGTATAAACCAAGGCCAGAGGAGAGGCAATGGAAGGGGAAGGAGGTTCTGGGAGGCAGCCCCATGGTTCCCCCCCAGGTAACCCCCGGTTTCGGTCTAATGGAGACAGAAACCCACACAGATGATGATCAGGCTGGAagcccaccccagcctggggtcagggaaggcttccctcGGAAAATGACAACTGAGCTGTGACTGAAGGATGAGTGGGAGTCCTTAGAAATGGACTGGGTGCAGGGATATTCCAGACAGCATCAACAGAGATCCTGGGGTCAGGGAAAGCTTCCTAGAGGTGGTGACACATTTGGGCAACTGCCAGCATTATGTGTGGCTGAAGCTGGGGCTCAATTGGACTGGAAGGAATAGGTTGGTGTGAGGAGGGGCCTGGCAATATAGGACGGGCCTTGAGTGCCAGCATAAGGAACATGGCTTTATCTCAAGAACCACTGGAAGATATCAACAGGGAAGGCAGCCTGGAGGATGGTCAGCAGGGGCAGGAGTGGCAGTGGGAGGCAGCTGTCTGGGAGAGAGACTCTGGACCCTAGACtagggtggtgggtggtgggaaTCAGGAGAAGGGATGCATCTGGGAGAAGTTCTGGGGGTGGACAGACCAGACAGGACTTAGCAATGTGTgggtgagggaggcagaggaggcctGAGAAACTAAGGTTTGGTGCCTTTCACATGTGGACACCTAGGAAGAGAAGCAGGATAGGGGGCGAGGAGACAGAATGATGAGGGCTAAGGAG
Protein-coding regions in this window:
- the SH3BGRL3 gene encoding SH3 domain-binding glutamic acid-rich-like protein 3: MTCGRSRKETAPEHGGGVVSRQCSCHYCRSLPAGPSTPSMSGLRVYSTSVTGSREIKSQQSEVTRILDGKRIQYQLVDISQDNALRDEMRALAGNPKATPPQIVNGDQYCGDYELFVEAVEQNTLQEFLKLA